TACATGTAGTTCCAAATTTACAATCCCCAGTTCTTAGATAGACTGACATTCTGGCTGGCCGGgtctatttttttactccCCTTAGGGGCCAGCGGGATGCAGTGGAAAGATATGGCCTTGTATAGgtagtagaaggaaaaactCGGTTACCCCATAAACCCCGGGGGTTGATCAAATGTTGGCTGACTATTTGGGGGAAGCGGACTAACGGTCcttatgtaatttaaaatgagttaatggCGCGAAATATGCAATATGGataaactaattttcaattctCCAGCCAATGTTGACATGAAGAGATTTGAATCCCCCAATGAACAATCCTAATTGGATGACATCGCCTAACGCCCATGAACACCTACCCAATAGGGAGCCCAGCCAGGAACAGGAGGAGGGATCATAGGAACAAAGAGCCTCAAGCATACGGCCTGGAAACTGGCAAGTTCCCTTTGAATATATTGATGAAAGATTGAATAAGCTGTAGTTAAATACATAGCGGGAAGCTGGCATTTGTATATGGCTAAGGAAGTGGATGATATATTTACAGGTGACACCAAACCTGCACTGCCCTGTCCTTACATaatatgcacattttttttgtccctaaaaaaaatatgaaacagCTGCCAAGTATATTTTTCTCAGAAAGATAATGCTTTGGGAAATGGGGAATGAAAATGATCATGAAGAGGCCCCCGGTCGCAGAGGAAACCCATAAAATTCGTCCCAAAGGGGGCTGTAGACTCAACTCCTTTCTTGGGCTGCTGATCAGATAATTTACTCAATCCTCATcaatttgtcctcaaatccatTGGAATGTGTGAATTGAacaaaaaacccaaaaatttcCCTGAAGATTTAAtgctaaaaaaattgaagaaatgattgaaaattaaaagggtTTAAAATGTATAAACATCACAgatactaaaaattgaaagtctgaaatgagacaaaaaaaataatgctcAATGACAACCGTGTCTTATTTAAAACTTTGATAGAGTTTTCCATTGTCAAAATGATAACCATTAATCACTTATTCAATAGTACGCACAACAAACATGAGTTCCTACTAGATCCAAAGTCATTGTTCTTGTTTACTGGTCATCAAATCTATAACAAAAGCTGTCACAAATTTTCCACAGGATTGATAAATACCAAAGTCATATGTTCTTGTTTACGATGAGTTCATACACAAATTTGATCATCAACTTCTTTAACAGAAGATGGTGATTAATATTGCTTTCTAACATGAACGACTTGCTCCTTAATTAGCCGTGGGATCCTACACAAGTTCAGACACTGATGATTGTTGGATTCATGTCCCTAGTGATCATTAACTTTcagttaattattttctcatttttaaatatttttaatactcattgcataatttaatttgctaCTTctgttaattatttaatattacgCCGGTGTTAAATTCCAACTAGTCAGTTTGCTGGAATTTAATTCCAGCCAGTCTTTCTTACAATAAATCTATATATCGAGTACCTCTTTGGTATTTATCAATCTCCCTTAATTAGGACACAAGTCAATGCAATAACAATCATAACACTCATAGACAATAATTATCTGCCCAAAATGTTAGGATTTATCTGTTTTACAAAAAACCCTCACATATTACCAAGTTATAGCAATCGAATTAATGTCATATGCTCATGTACAaagatttataaaaataataatttcgaCATACTTTAGTATCAGCAAGAAGATTATTCCACGTGACCTTTATGTCATACCATACTTTCAATGTCATTCGTCATCCCAAAGTAGGTTAGGGGACTAAAGTTTTTCACACCACAGCCATTCACGATAGGTTTTTCATTACTTATCTGAGTTGTGAAATAGTACTTATTTACTTATACAAGGACTGAACTGAATAAGAGAACTTTTAGTGATGAGACAATCACCATTTACCCTATAATGCGGAAGATCTGGACTCGTTCTAACAATGACAAGATATTGGataaaatcaacataataTAGATAACAAATCAATGCAAcaaattactttattctcataaaattgggaaacaattacataaacaTACAAGCAGGGCGGAGCTGTTTTTTGTATCAACCCAGTACGTTCTGAATGAATTTGGTTATATAGTTAtacactccctccgttcccataggttgagtcattttccattttgggagTTCttaaattgagtcatttttcatatatagtaacttttttcctctttctttactcctcttactttattctctcatactttattcactttagattttattctctccaccttttctctttcttctttttatctatttatttaacaactaacatttatttcttaaactccatgccgaaaagttcctcaattatgagggaacggaggagataccaaataaaatttcaaatatgtcaatcttaaaaaactaaaaatctgaaaaatcgAAGATGGTAAATTTTAACCTCATGATGGCACAAACAACTTGAGAACATCGTTTCCACAACTCTCTTgatcatcttttattttttatggctGATTCCACAAAAAGAAGGAGAACAATATTCAACTTCAATGAGTTCAAGTGTTGAAATTTCTCCTATAACTTCTGGAATCTCTCTTAGAGACCCGCAAGAGCGAAGCACCAAGCATTTGAGTGTTGGGAATGGGTTTCCCCGAGTTGTCCAGTGCTCGAGATGTGATCCATCAATTAGCAAATATTTAAGCAGGGGAAAATAGTCATCATTTGTTTCCCATGTGTTACCATAGCAAGCATGACGTAGTAGTTTGAGGATTTCCAGTTTTGGCAACAAACCCACAATGGCCATATCTTTCCAAGGAAATCCCCACCTACTAAGGTTAACTTTTTCAATGTACTAGGAAAACTAGGATTTTCCCTTCTCCACAAGAAACCTCCATACCCAATCACTTCCAAATTTCAAGTTGATGCAAATCCTGGAGACGATGAAGGTCAAATGATTGAGTTTGAGTGGTTGCACTTGTATAAGTAAGTCCCAATCTCTTGACATTTGGAATTAATTGTAGGATCTTTTCATTCCATACAAGATCTGCTACAAGAAAAAGAGTTTGGATATTTTCTAGAGGAAGGTTtaatccttgaattggataaGGCAGCATATAAGGAGAATGGAAGAAAAGATGCCTTAACTGTGGCAACACCCAAATTTCCAATGGCAAAGAGTGATGCACATCATCATCATGTTTTCCCCGTAGCCTTCCGGATGCTAGATGAATGATTAACGTTTGAAGATTCACGAGATTAGACACAACTGATGGAATTCTAAAAGAGCCCATTAAAGCAAGATATCTTAAATGATACAACTCAAATACTTGGGAAGGAAGTTCTTTTAGGTACACACCTAAAGCATCTTATACTCTTAGCAATTTATAACTTCCCAACTCGGCTAGCCAACTGGAAAATTTCTGAATTTGGAAGCATAAAATGGTCCGGAAAGTTGGACCCAAAATATCATCTGCATCTAAACGACTGAAACTGATGCGTCTCTCACTCATCAATCCTTGTGGAAGATCACGTCCATCCATAACATGAAGAAAGTCCTCATCACGGGCTTTCTTAATGCACGTGTCTCGTACCATATCATGGAGGCTGCAACTCTTGATTTTTCCATCACTCTTTCTACTGGTCACCATTACAAGATTTCTCTTCACAAGATCCTCGAAATACTCCTCAGCCTCATCTTCCAAGCTTTTACTGCCTCCATTTTGATGTTTCAGAAAACCCTCTGCTATCCACAATCTAACGAGTCTTGAAGTGCGAATATTCACATCTTGTAGGAAACCtccaacaaacaaaaaacaagaCCTTAAATGATGAGGCAAGTAGGTGTAGCTCAAAGATAGTATCTCCTCTAGTTCCCTGCCAACAATAGGATTTACATTTTTGGCAATTTTCTCCCAAGAAGCTCTATTCTTATCTACTGGAGACATGACGCTGGCAAGGAGGACAACAGCAAGAGGTAGTCCCGCGCACCTCCGTGCAATCTCTTTCCCAACATTCTCCAATTGAGGTGGGCAAAGGCTGTCTGGGAACACCTTTTACTTGAGCAAATCCCAACTTTGAGAATCATTCATGAACGACATCTCATGAACATCGCCTGCAGTTTCAGGATAACATGCCACATCCAATTGTCTTGTGGTTAACATAATTCTACTTCCATTATTATCATCCGGAAAGATGCACCTTATATCATCCCAAACACGCTTATCCCAAACATCATCGATTACAACAAGATACCTCCTTCTCTTCAAATATTGAAACACTTTCAATGCAATTTCAGATTCACCAATCTCATCTCCAGACATTTGTTTTTCTACTAATTTAAATGAATCTAAAAGAACTTTCCTAAACCTATGTGGACTGTAATCTTGCGATACCACAACCCATTCCCACACAATGGGGATGACTTGAAGACCGGATGGCGCTCCACAAAGGCGCCTATGTATTGCTAAGATATCTTCACGTAAACCAATGACCGAATCGTTTCCAGCAGCAGCTAGTCTTGATGATGAAGCAGGTTTATAAGCAGGTCGTTCTTCCATGACTTCTCCTGCAATTAAACCGATTTCTTCGGTTACATTTTTGAGCTGATCATCCATTTTGACGCGCGAAGGTTGATGCGATTGGATTCGCTGCCACATAAAGGTTT
The Salvia hispanica cultivar TCC Black 2014 unplaced genomic scaffold, UniMelb_Shisp_WGS_1.0 HiC_scaffold_14, whole genome shotgun sequence DNA segment above includes these coding regions:
- the LOC125198368 gene encoding putative late blight resistance protein homolog R1A-3 is translated as MDDQLKNVTEEIGLIAGEVMEERPAYKPASSSRLAAAGNDSVIGLREDILAIHRRLCGAPSGLQVIPIVWEWVVVSQDYSPHRFRKVLLDSFKLVEKQMSGDEIGESEIALKVFQYLKRRRYLVVIDDVWDKRVWDDIRCIFPDDNNGSRIMLTTRQLDVACYPETAGDVHEMSFMNDSQSWDLLK